The Amycolatopsis coloradensis sequence TCAGAGGTGGAAGCCCGGCTCGACGTGCCGGACGAAGTGCTCGTGGCGTTGCGGGAGCTCGGCGACTGAAGGTCAGGGGTGTTTCGGCCTGGCCAGCGCGACGATGCCGATCACCCCGGCGACGACGAGCGCGACGAACACGAACAGCGCGGCCACCACGAACACCACGCGGAAGCCGGTGGCGTCCGAGAGCAGCCCGCCGAGAACCGGTGCGGCCACCAAGGCGAGGACGCCGAGGCCCGCCGTCACGCCGGCCGCGACGCCGCGACCGGTTCTGAGACGCCGGATCAGCGCGACGGTCACACCGAGGACGGCGCCCGCGCCGAGTCCGTTGAGCGCCCGCCCGACCAGGAGCAAGCCGCTGCTGGGCCCGAAGGCGACCAGCAGCACGCCGAGGAGCATCAAGACGATCGCGGGCACGGTCACCGACGTCGGAAAGCGCGCGCCGAGCAGCAGGCCCGCGGGGAAGGCGATCGCGGCCGCGACGACATACGCCACGAGACCGTTCAGCAGCAGCGACTGGCTGGACATGCCCAGATCGATCTGCAGGGCCGACTCGCCGTCAAGCCGGTAGATCACGGTGAGCAGGAACAGGCCGATGAGCGCGGCGAACCCCGGTCCGATGACGAGCCACCAGGGAGGCGCGGCGGTCGGCTGCGAGTCGCGCTGGGTCGGCGTTGGCACGTACATGGGCACAACCTATAGCGCACGGCGAGGTGGGTGGACCACTTCACGGGGAAGTCACTACTGCCTCCCTGCCTGGCGAGCGTGCGGGCCTTGATCGACGGGCTCGAGCAGGCCGCCTCGCGCCCGCTGACAGCCGGAAACCGCCGGATTTCGGTGATCCGGCAACTGGCGCCGAGGAATGAGTAGTCCTACCTGCCTGGTTGTGGGTAAAACCGCTCGGAACGCTGTTTTCGCTGCTCATGGGTCATCTGACGGGTTGAATGGATACGCGTCGCTGTCGTAGGGTGACCATTGGTTACCGACGACGGGGAGGCGTTTGTGACGGGTTATCAGGTGGTGGTCGACAAGATCCGCGGCACCGGTCATGCCGCGGGGCGCGTCGTCGACGGGTTGCGGGGCGCCGGGTGTCCGGCCGCGGTGCCAACGGGTGATCTCGGTATGCCTGGGTCGAGGGCGGCGCTGGCGATGGCTCGGGTCAAGCACATGTTGGTGTCTCGGCAGATGGGCTTCGAATCCCGGCTCGCTACCCACGCCGGGAACATGGCGAAGGCCGCGGACCACTATGCGGGCCGGGAGGATGCCGCGGCGGCGGATC is a genomic window containing:
- a CDS encoding MFS transporter; the protein is MYVPTPTQRDSQPTAAPPWWLVIGPGFAALIGLFLLTVIYRLDGESALQIDLGMSSQSLLLNGLVAYVVAAAIAFPAGLLLGARFPTSVTVPAIVLMLLGVLLVAFGPSSGLLLVGRALNGLGAGAVLGVTVALIRRLRTGRGVAAGVTAGLGVLALVAAPVLGGLLSDATGFRVVFVVAALFVFVALVVAGVIGIVALARPKHP